The proteins below are encoded in one region of Clostridium fermenticellae:
- a CDS encoding electron transfer flavoprotein subunit beta/FixA family protein, giving the protein MNIVVCLKQVPDTNEVKIDPKTGTLIREGVPSIINPDDKNALEGAIELKESQGAKVTVISMGPPQADRALREALAMGADEAILISDRAFAGADTLATSNALAGALRKLDYDIVFAGRQAIDGDTAQVGPEIAEHLGIPQVTYVEDVKVDGNELTVKKSLEDGYEMIKVKTPVLLTAIKELNEPRYMYMSKIFDAYKREVKLWTADDIDVDKSLLGLKGSPTKVKKSWPKAAKGKGEIVDKPFKEAAAYGVAKLKEKHFI; this is encoded by the coding sequence ATGAATATAGTAGTTTGCTTAAAACAGGTACCTGATACCAACGAAGTTAAGATAGATCCAAAGACCGGGACACTTATAAGAGAAGGAGTTCCATCTATAATAAACCCCGATGATAAAAATGCACTTGAAGGTGCTATTGAGTTAAAAGAAAGTCAGGGGGCAAAAGTAACAGTAATAAGCATGGGACCTCCACAGGCCGACAGGGCTTTAAGAGAGGCTCTCGCAATGGGTGCAGATGAGGCAATATTGATCTCCGACAGGGCATTTGCAGGAGCAGATACTTTAGCAACATCAAATGCACTTGCAGGTGCACTCAGAAAACTTGACTATGACATAGTATTTGCAGGCAGACAGGCTATAGATGGAGATACCGCACAGGTAGGACCTGAAATAGCAGAGCACCTCGGAATTCCTCAGGTAACATATGTAGAGGATGTAAAGGTAGACGGGAACGAACTTACTGTAAAGAAATCACTTGAAGATGGATATGAGATGATAAAAGTAAAGACACCGGTTCTTTTGACTGCAATAAAAGAATTGAATGAACCGAGATATATGTATATGTCAAAGATATTTGATGCTTACAAGAGGGAAGTAAAATTATGGACGGCAGATGATATTGATGTAGATAAATCCCTTCTTGGACTCAAAGGTTCACCTACAAAGGTTAAGAAATCCTGGCCAAAAGCAGCAAAAGGAAAGGGAGAAATTGTAGATAAACCATTCAAAGAAGCAGCTGCATATGGAGTCGCAAAACTTAAAGAAAAACATTTCATCTAA
- a CDS encoding acyl-CoA dehydrogenase, protein MKFALTKEQELIKQMAAEFVKNEVEPLAKEVDAEEKYPIETMRKMAKYEMLGMPYPEELGGAGADYLSYILIVEELAKACTTTSTAFSAHTSLCCWPIYNFGTEEQKKKFLPDLLSGKKIGAFALTEPNAGTDSAAQQTTARKEGDSYILNGSKIFITNGGYADTFVTFAMTDRSKGTRGISAFVIERGMPGFTIGKVEDKMGIRGSSTTELIFEDLKVPEENLLGKEGKGFKVAMTTLDGGRIGIAAQALGIAEGALEYAINYMKERKQFGRPIAAFQGLQWYVAEMDTKVEAAKYLVYKAAWRKQEGLPFTVDAAQAKLFAAETAMAVTTKAVQILGGYGYTKDYPLERMMRDAKITEIYEGTSEVQKMVISGNLLKK, encoded by the coding sequence ATGAAATTTGCATTAACGAAGGAGCAAGAATTAATAAAACAGATGGCAGCTGAATTTGTAAAAAATGAGGTAGAGCCACTTGCAAAAGAAGTTGACGCAGAAGAAAAATACCCGATAGAAACAATGAGAAAAATGGCAAAATATGAGATGCTGGGTATGCCTTATCCTGAAGAATTAGGCGGAGCCGGTGCCGATTATTTAAGTTATATACTGATAGTAGAGGAACTTGCAAAAGCATGCACAACTACTTCAACGGCGTTTTCAGCACATACATCACTATGCTGCTGGCCAATATATAACTTCGGAACAGAGGAGCAGAAGAAAAAATTCCTCCCGGATCTATTGAGCGGAAAGAAAATAGGTGCATTTGCATTAACTGAGCCTAATGCAGGAACAGATTCTGCAGCACAGCAGACAACGGCAAGGAAAGAAGGAGACAGTTACATATTAAATGGCTCCAAGATATTTATAACAAATGGAGGATATGCAGACACTTTTGTAACTTTTGCAATGACAGACAGGAGCAAGGGCACAAGGGGAATATCAGCATTTGTAATTGAAAGGGGAATGCCCGGTTTCACAATAGGAAAAGTAGAAGACAAGATGGGGATCAGGGGATCTTCAACAACAGAACTTATATTTGAAGATTTAAAAGTACCGGAAGAAAACCTTTTAGGAAAAGAAGGAAAAGGTTTTAAAGTTGCGATGACAACACTTGACGGCGGCAGAATAGGAATAGCCGCACAGGCTCTTGGAATAGCAGAAGGGGCACTTGAATATGCTATAAACTATATGAAGGAAAGAAAGCAATTTGGTAGACCTATAGCAGCATTCCAGGGACTGCAGTGGTATGTAGCTGAAATGGACACTAAAGTAGAGGCAGCAAAATATCTTGTATACAAAGCAGCATGGAGAAAGCAGGAAGGACTTCCATTTACAGTAGATGCAGCACAGGCAAAATTGTTTGCGGCAGAAACTGCAATGGCTGTAACAACCAAGGCAGTGCAGATTCTTGGTGGCTATGGATACACCAAGGATTATCCGCTCGAGAGAATGATGAGAGATGCCAAGATAACAGAAATATATGAAGGAACATCAGAAGTTCAAAAGATGGTTATCTCGGGCAATTTGTTAAAGAAATAG
- a CDS encoding MaoC family dehydratase, translated as MQGLSINEIKLGDKVSVEKTISETDVYMFAGITGDLNPAHINQVVSEKTMFKGRIAHGILVTGLISTCLGMHLPGPGTIYMGQQVKFTKPVHIGDTIKAEVEVIGINVEKNRVKLKTVCTNQDGKVVIDGEALVMPPKKN; from the coding sequence ATGCAGGGGTTAAGTATTAATGAAATAAAATTAGGTGATAAGGTTTCTGTTGAAAAGACTATATCTGAAACAGATGTGTATATGTTTGCTGGAATTACTGGAGATTTAAATCCAGCTCACATAAATCAGGTTGTATCAGAAAAGACAATGTTCAAAGGCAGAATAGCACATGGAATATTGGTAACAGGACTTATTTCAACTTGTCTGGGAATGCATCTTCCAGGACCAGGAACTATATATATGGGACAGCAGGTGAAATTTACAAAACCGGTTCACATTGGAGATACGATAAAGGCAGAAGTAGAGGTTATAGGGATAAATGTAGAGAAAAACAGAGTCAAATTGAAAACAGTATGCACTAATCAGGATGGTAAGGTTGTTATTGATGGAGAAGCATTAGTTATGCCGCCTAAAAAGAATTAA
- a CDS encoding 3-hydroxybutyryl-CoA dehydrogenase codes for MRIFVLGAGTMGSGIAQTFAQSGYKVTMRDIEERFVQRGLKMITESFTKSIQKGKLSENEKDEIINRITITTDMSLAKEADLVIEAAIENMEIKKKVFKELDTICKKEAILATNTSSLSITDIASVTNRPDKVIGMHFFNPVQMMKLVEVIKGIVTSEETKKTIIDIAKRLKKNPVEVEEAPGFVVNRILIPMINEAVGILSDNVATAKDIDLAIQLGANHPIGPLALADLIGNDICLAIMEVLYSEFGDSKYRPHPLLRKMVRAKYLGRKTGRGFYDYTK; via the coding sequence ATGAGAATATTTGTTTTAGGCGCAGGAACTATGGGATCAGGGATTGCTCAGACTTTTGCTCAATCAGGATATAAAGTAACGATGAGAGATATAGAAGAAAGATTTGTTCAAAGAGGTCTTAAGATGATAACTGAAAGCTTTACAAAAAGCATTCAAAAAGGAAAATTATCAGAAAATGAAAAAGACGAGATTATAAATAGGATAACAATTACAACAGATATGAGTTTGGCAAAAGAAGCAGACTTAGTTATAGAAGCTGCTATTGAGAATATGGAAATTAAGAAAAAGGTATTTAAGGAATTAGATACAATATGCAAGAAAGAAGCCATACTTGCAACTAATACATCATCATTATCAATAACAGATATAGCAAGTGTCACAAATAGGCCGGATAAAGTAATAGGAATGCATTTTTTTAATCCTGTTCAAATGATGAAATTGGTAGAGGTAATAAAAGGAATTGTTACATCTGAAGAAACAAAGAAAACAATAATTGATATTGCTAAAAGGTTAAAAAAGAATCCAGTAGAAGTCGAAGAAGCTCCTGGCTTTGTCGTTAATAGAATACTAATACCTATGATAAATGAAGCAGTTGGAATTTTATCAGATAATGTTGCTACTGCCAAGGATATTGATTTAGCAATACAATTAGGCGCAAATCATCCAATAGGACCCTTGGCCTTAGCAGATTTAATAGGTAATGATATTTGCCTGGCTATTATGGAAGTATTGTATTCAGAATTTGGAGATTCAAAATACAGGCCTCATCCATTATTGAGAAAAATGGTTAGGGCAAAATACCTTGGAAGAAAAACCGGTAGGGGATTTTATGATTACACCAAGTAA
- a CDS encoding short-chain-enoyl-CoA hydratase has product MEYENIILDKKDHIAILSFNRSHVLNALNSDVLNELDKVLDEIVEDKDIYVLIITGKGKAFVAGADISEMKDKTPEEGRKFAELGLKVFRKIELMEKPVIAAVNGFALGGGCELAMSCDIRIASEKAKFGQPEVGLGITPGFAGTQRLSRLVGIGKAKELIFTTNVVGADEAEKLGLVNTVVEHDNLMPEALDLAKNIASKAQLAIKYAKTSINRGSETDIGTGMSIEKDLFGLCFATEDQREGMSAFLEKRKANFNNK; this is encoded by the coding sequence ATGGAGTATGAAAACATTATTTTAGATAAGAAGGATCATATTGCTATCTTAAGTTTTAATAGATCTCATGTACTTAATGCTTTAAATAGTGATGTATTAAATGAACTTGATAAAGTGTTAGATGAAATTGTTGAAGACAAAGATATTTATGTACTAATAATAACTGGTAAAGGAAAGGCTTTTGTAGCTGGTGCAGATATATCAGAAATGAAGGATAAGACACCAGAAGAAGGCAGGAAATTTGCAGAATTGGGATTAAAGGTATTTAGAAAAATAGAGCTTATGGAAAAACCAGTTATTGCTGCCGTAAATGGATTTGCACTTGGTGGAGGCTGCGAACTGGCTATGAGCTGCGATATAAGAATAGCTTCAGAAAAAGCAAAATTTGGACAACCAGAAGTAGGACTTGGAATTACTCCTGGCTTTGCTGGAACTCAAAGACTTTCACGTTTAGTTGGAATTGGAAAAGCTAAAGAATTGATATTTACTACTAATGTGGTTGGTGCTGACGAAGCAGAAAAATTAGGATTGGTAAATACAGTTGTAGAGCATGACAATTTAATGCCGGAAGCTTTAGATTTAGCAAAAAATATTGCTTCAAAAGCTCAGTTAGCAATAAAATATGCTAAAACATCTATAAATAGAGGATCAGAAACTGATATAGGAACAGGAATGTCAATTGAAAAAGATTTGTTTGGTTTATGTTTTGCAACAGAAGATCAAAGAGAAGGAATGTCTGCATTTTTGGAAAAAAGAAAAGCAAACTTTAATAATAAATAG
- a CDS encoding GNAT family N-acetyltransferase has translation MKINIRQVTIDDLDRIAEIEEICFPKAEAALKESIRSRIEAFSNCFFAAEVNNEIIGFINGCKINGTEIYDELYENSKLHIKNGKYQTIFGLDVIPEYRKRGIAAKLMNYMIEKAKEDNCRGLILTCKYKLIHYYEKFGYINKGISKSVHGGAVWYDMILKF, from the coding sequence ATGAAAATAAACATTAGACAGGTAACAATAGATGATTTGGATAGAATCGCAGAAATTGAAGAAATATGTTTTCCAAAAGCAGAGGCAGCTTTAAAAGAATCTATCAGGTCCCGCATAGAAGCATTTTCCAACTGCTTTTTTGCAGCAGAAGTAAATAATGAGATTATAGGCTTTATAAATGGATGTAAAATAAATGGCACTGAAATTTATGATGAGCTCTATGAAAATTCTAAATTACATATTAAGAACGGGAAATATCAAACTATATTTGGACTTGATGTTATACCTGAATACCGTAAAAGGGGAATAGCAGCAAAACTTATGAATTATATGATAGAAAAGGCAAAAGAAGATAACTGCAGAGGACTAATTTTAACCTGCAAATATAAATTGATTCATTATTACGAAAAATTCGGATATATAAATAAAGGTATATCTAAATCAGTACACGGTGGAGCTGTATGGTACGACATGATATTAAAATTTTAA
- the malQ gene encoding 4-alpha-glucanotransferase, which yields MITRSSGILMHITSLPNPYGIGTFGKEAYEFVDFLAKAGQSYWQILPIGPTGYGDSPYQSFSTFAGNPYFIDLDLLREQELLKKEDYENVDFGNSPERVDYKKIFNNKLPILRIAFKNSKKKYKNEIEEFKAENKAWLEDYALYMAVKSNFALKSWQEWDEDIKLRNKKALNYYKQALKEEIEYWIFLQYIFFYQWTKLKKYANDNGIKIIGDIPIYVAEDSADIWANAEVFMLDKEKRPIAVSGCPPDDFSVSGQLWGNPIYNWGYLEKTNYKWWIERIKRNIALYDVTRIDHFRGFKSFWQVPYGESTAVNGKWVKGPGINLFNAIKKALGEVDIIAEDLGYLTKEVIAFRNAAGYPGMKVLEFAFDTREESIYLPHNYERNCIVYTGTHDNDTVMGWFKNAEKNDIEFAKRYLKLDKKEGYNWGFIRGALSSVAKLSIAQIQDYLGLGSEARMNIPSTLGENWIWRVKKEYLNENLAEKINNITKLYGR from the coding sequence ATGATTACAAGAAGCAGTGGTATTTTGATGCATATTACATCCTTACCTAATCCATATGGTATTGGAACCTTTGGCAAAGAAGCTTATGAGTTTGTGGATTTTTTAGCAAAAGCAGGACAAAGCTACTGGCAGATACTGCCGATAGGACCAACAGGATATGGAGATTCTCCTTACCAGTCCTTTTCAACCTTTGCAGGAAATCCATATTTTATAGATTTAGATTTGCTTAGAGAGCAGGAATTACTTAAAAAAGAAGATTATGAAAACGTAGATTTTGGTAATAGCCCTGAAAGAGTAGACTATAAAAAAATATTTAACAATAAATTACCTATTCTAAGAATTGCTTTTAAAAATAGTAAGAAAAAATATAAAAATGAGATAGAAGAATTCAAAGCTGAAAATAAAGCCTGGCTTGAAGATTATGCTTTATACATGGCTGTAAAATCAAATTTTGCTTTAAAGTCATGGCAGGAATGGGATGAAGATATTAAGTTAAGAAATAAAAAGGCATTAAATTATTATAAACAAGCATTGAAAGAGGAAATAGAGTATTGGATATTTTTACAATATATATTCTTTTATCAATGGACTAAATTAAAAAAGTATGCAAATGATAATGGTATAAAAATTATTGGTGATATCCCAATTTATGTAGCTGAAGACAGTGCGGATATCTGGGCGAATGCAGAGGTATTTATGCTTGATAAAGAAAAAAGACCAATTGCTGTTTCTGGATGCCCACCTGATGACTTTTCGGTTTCGGGACAATTATGGGGAAATCCTATATATAACTGGGGCTACTTAGAAAAAACAAATTATAAATGGTGGATTGAAAGGATCAAGAGGAATATTGCTTTGTATGATGTAACAAGAATAGATCATTTTAGGGGATTTAAGTCCTTCTGGCAGGTTCCTTACGGTGAATCAACAGCAGTAAATGGCAAATGGGTAAAAGGACCGGGAATAAATCTGTTTAATGCGATAAAAAAAGCTCTTGGCGAAGTAGATATAATTGCAGAAGATCTAGGATATTTAACTAAGGAAGTTATAGCTTTCAGGAATGCAGCTGGCTATCCAGGAATGAAAGTATTGGAATTTGCTTTTGATACAAGAGAAGAGAGTATATATTTACCTCACAATTATGAAAGAAATTGTATAGTTTATACAGGAACCCATGACAATGATACTGTTATGGGATGGTTTAAAAATGCTGAAAAGAACGATATTGAATTTGCAAAAAGATATTTAAAATTAGACAAAAAAGAAGGCTACAATTGGGGATTTATAAGAGGGGCATTAAGTTCAGTGGCAAAGTTATCTATAGCACAAATTCAAGATTACTTAGGGCTTGGAAGTGAAGCCAGAATGAATATACCATCTACCTTAGGAGAAAACTGGATTTGGAGAGTGAAGAAGGAATATTTAAATGAAAATTTGGCAGAAAAAATCAATAATATTACAAAATTATACGGAAGATAA
- the hcp gene encoding hydroxylamine reductase, giving the protein MENKMFCYQCQETAGCSGCTQRGVCGKTPEIAAMQDLLIYVTKGISEVTTRLRKEGKEVSKNINHMITTNLFTTITNANFDEHSIVSRISKTLEVKSNLIDMLNNKENLSDAALWEGSNIEEFKSKSKMVGVLSTKDEDIRSLRELIIYGLKGLSAYSKHANVLGQDNAEVDAFLQSALAKTLDDSLSIDDLVKLTLETGKYGVDGMALLDKANTSAYGNPEITKVNIGVRSNPGILISGHDLRDMEMLLKQTEGTGVDVYTHSEMLPAHYYPAFKKYKHFAGNYGNAWWKQKEEFESFNGPILMTSNCIVPPKDSYKDRIYTTGATGFPGCKHIDGKSGEEKDFSTIIEHAKKCLPPKEIEKGEIVGGFAHNQVFALADKVVEAVKSGAIKKFVVMAGCDGRAKSRNYYTEFAKAIPKDTVILTAGCAKYKYNKLNLGDINGIPRVLDAGQCNDSYSLAVIALKLKEIFGLDDINKLPIVYNIAWYEQKAVIVLLALLYLGVKNIHLGPTLPAFLSPNIAKVLVDNFGIAGIGTVEDDIKLFF; this is encoded by the coding sequence ATGGAAAATAAAATGTTTTGCTATCAATGTCAGGAAACAGCAGGATGTTCTGGATGTACACAAAGAGGCGTGTGTGGAAAAACACCGGAAATTGCTGCAATGCAGGATCTACTTATCTATGTTACCAAAGGAATTTCTGAAGTTACAACACGTTTGAGAAAAGAAGGAAAAGAAGTAAGTAAAAATATAAATCATATGATAACTACAAACTTGTTTACAACAATAACTAATGCAAATTTTGATGAACATAGTATAGTTTCTCGTATTTCTAAAACATTGGAAGTAAAGAGTAATCTAATAGATATGTTGAATAATAAGGAAAATCTTTCAGATGCAGCTCTATGGGAGGGCAGCAATATAGAAGAATTCAAGAGTAAATCAAAAATGGTTGGTGTACTTTCGACAAAAGATGAAGATATAAGGAGTTTGAGGGAATTAATTATTTATGGTTTAAAGGGACTTTCTGCTTACAGTAAACACGCAAATGTTCTTGGACAAGATAATGCAGAGGTAGATGCTTTTTTGCAGAGCGCACTTGCGAAAACTTTAGATGATTCTTTAAGTATTGATGATCTTGTTAAATTGACACTTGAAACAGGTAAATATGGTGTAGATGGAATGGCATTGCTCGATAAGGCAAATACTTCTGCATATGGTAATCCTGAAATAACTAAGGTTAATATAGGAGTTCGCAGTAATCCAGGAATTTTAATATCAGGCCACGATTTAAGAGATATGGAAATGCTTCTTAAGCAGACAGAGGGAACAGGTGTAGATGTGTATACTCACTCTGAAATGCTGCCAGCACACTATTATCCAGCATTTAAGAAATATAAACACTTTGCAGGAAATTATGGCAATGCATGGTGGAAACAAAAAGAAGAATTTGAAAGCTTTAATGGCCCTATTTTAATGACTTCAAATTGTATTGTTCCACCAAAAGATAGTTATAAAGACAGAATATATACAACAGGTGCAACTGGTTTTCCGGGATGTAAACATATCGATGGTAAATCTGGTGAGGAAAAGGACTTTTCTACAATTATTGAACATGCTAAAAAATGTCTTCCACCAAAAGAAATTGAAAAAGGTGAAATAGTTGGAGGTTTTGCTCATAATCAAGTTTTTGCTTTAGCTGATAAAGTTGTTGAAGCAGTTAAGAGCGGTGCAATAAAGAAATTTGTTGTTATGGCAGGTTGTGATGGCAGGGCAAAATCAAGAAATTATTATACAGAGTTTGCAAAGGCAATTCCAAAGGATACTGTTATTCTTACAGCAGGATGTGCAAAATACAAGTACAATAAATTAAATTTGGGAGATATAAATGGTATTCCTCGTGTACTTGATGCTGGACAATGTAATGATTCATATTCCTTAGCAGTCATTGCATTAAAACTTAAAGAAATATTTGGATTGGATGATATAAATAAATTGCCTATAGTGTATAATATAGCATGGTATGAGCAAAAAGCAGTCATAGTATTACTGGCATTGTTATATTTGGGTGTAAAAAATATTCATCTTGGACCAACTCTTCCTGCATTTCTTTCACCTAATATTGCAAAGGTGTTAGTAGATAACTTTGGAATTGCAGGCATAGGAACTGTTGAGGATGATATTAAGTTATTTTTCTAA
- a CDS encoding sodium:calcium antiporter, with product MIISTIIIMILAAILIYFSCEFFVNGIEWVGKAFGISQSAVGSVLAAFGTALPESIVTFMAVVFGTNSNQKDIGIGAALGGPLVLSTIAYATVGISIFVFSNRRKSGQCIRFDSKKLSRDQIWFMCIFVFKIALGLVAFAIKPWLGILFLVAYGIYFYKEISGKNIEVSEELEPLKIFPKDVRPKKSLILYQTIGALILIFIGSQIFVHNLGILSNSLGMSPHMVSLLLSPVATELPETLNAVIWVRQGKEELALLNISGSMMIQATVPSALGIMFTPWLLDKYLIASAIITFTAIFSLWITLRKNCLDYKRLYFNFIFYIVFIIVIIFI from the coding sequence ATGATAATATCAACAATTATAATTATGATCCTGGCAGCGATTTTAATATATTTTAGTTGCGAATTTTTTGTAAATGGAATTGAATGGGTTGGAAAGGCTTTTGGTATATCTCAAAGTGCAGTAGGTTCAGTTTTAGCTGCTTTTGGTACAGCATTGCCTGAAAGCATTGTAACTTTCATGGCTGTAGTTTTTGGAACAAATTCAAATCAAAAAGATATTGGTATAGGGGCAGCTTTAGGTGGGCCACTTGTATTGAGTACAATTGCTTATGCTACTGTCGGAATAAGCATTTTTGTATTTAGTAATAGAAGAAAATCAGGACAGTGTATTAGATTTGATAGTAAAAAATTATCTAGAGATCAAATTTGGTTTATGTGTATTTTCGTGTTTAAAATTGCGCTGGGACTTGTGGCTTTTGCAATAAAGCCCTGGCTTGGAATTTTATTTTTAGTAGCTTATGGTATTTATTTCTACAAAGAAATAAGTGGAAAAAATATAGAAGTTTCTGAAGAACTGGAACCTCTTAAAATTTTTCCTAAGGATGTAAGACCCAAAAAATCATTGATCTTATATCAGACTATAGGAGCTCTTATACTTATTTTTATAGGTTCACAAATATTTGTACATAATTTAGGTATTTTAAGTAATTCACTTGGAATGTCTCCACATATGGTTTCGCTATTGTTAAGTCCTGTAGCAACAGAATTACCAGAAACATTGAATGCTGTTATATGGGTAAGACAGGGAAAGGAAGAGCTGGCTCTTTTAAATATTAGTGGTTCTATGATGATACAGGCTACAGTTCCAAGTGCACTTGGCATTATGTTTACACCGTGGCTTCTCGATAAGTATCTTATAGCTTCGGCAATTATAACATTTACAGCAATTTTTTCACTATGGATAACTCTTAGAAAAAACTGTTTGGATTATAAGAGATTGTATTTTAATTTTATATTTTATATTGTGTTTATAATTGTAATTATTTTTATTTAA
- a CDS encoding MarR family winged helix-turn-helix transcriptional regulator, which yields MDDKDDKYVGLLTKSWNKMFKIGNYTTLPDQFEELKELTPREIGIIAIVYDKPDIILREICDFLSVPKSSMTSMIDRLEKRDYIKRIISNRDRRSYGVELTEKGRKVQNQHEQYKRMIFEKIIDSLDSNEEQEEFVRLVDKITANIKL from the coding sequence ATGGATGACAAAGATGATAAATATGTTGGACTATTAACGAAATCTTGGAACAAAATGTTTAAAATAGGGAATTACACTACACTTCCAGATCAATTTGAAGAACTTAAAGAATTAACTCCACGCGAAATAGGAATAATAGCTATTGTATATGACAAACCTGATATTATATTGAGGGAAATATGCGATTTTTTGAGTGTCCCTAAAAGTTCAATGACTAGCATGATTGATAGGCTTGAGAAAAGAGATTACATAAAAAGAATTATTTCGAATAGAGATAGACGTTCATATGGAGTTGAACTTACTGAAAAGGGGAGGAAAGTTCAAAATCAGCATGAACAATATAAAAGAATGATTTTCGAGAAAATTATAGATTCTCTTGATAGTAATGAAGAGCAAGAAGAATTTGTAAGATTAGTGGACAAGATTACTGCGAATATAAAACTTTAA
- a CDS encoding RusA family crossover junction endodeoxyribonuclease, with product MKQNYAKIVVQGSPITKSNFKLSNAKGRAILPYNSGKYHDRYAIYEEEIAYEARSQNPGLTLKESLIALLKVYYKSQKRHPDTTNITKSIFDGIEKSGLIINDAQIRRLIIEEFYDKENPRFELELFCESDYEMNFKICRKELSSKPINYSPPSNKKFAKYKANNIKSQPDQNKMCCNICGKPINNNDIITANKGSLIICKECFKNLF from the coding sequence ATGAAACAAAATTACGCAAAAATAGTAGTACAGGGTTCTCCAATAACAAAATCAAACTTCAAACTTTCAAATGCAAAAGGAAGGGCTATTCTTCCATACAATTCTGGTAAATATCATGATAGATATGCAATATATGAAGAAGAAATAGCATATGAAGCAAGATCTCAAAATCCAGGTTTGACATTAAAAGAATCCTTAATTGCATTATTAAAGGTATATTACAAAAGCCAAAAGAGACATCCTGATACAACAAATATAACAAAAAGTATATTTGATGGTATAGAAAAAAGCGGTCTAATCATAAATGATGCTCAAATAAGAAGATTAATAATAGAGGAATTTTATGATAAGGAAAACCCACGATTTGAACTAGAATTATTCTGTGAAAGTGACTATGAAATGAACTTTAAAATATGCAGAAAAGAATTGAGCAGTAAACCAATTAACTACTCTCCTCCATCAAACAAAAAATTTGCGAAATACAAAGCAAACAACATAAAGAGCCAACCAGACCAAAATAAAATGTGCTGTAATATATGCGGAAAGCCTATAAATAATAATGATATAATTACTGCAAACAAAGGTTCACTTATCATATGTAAGGAATGCTTTAAAAATTTATTTTAA
- a CDS encoding DUF1667 domain-containing protein, translated as MDIRDLVCIGCPMGCQLQVKLDGKKVIEVTGNTCKRGEEYGKKECVNPTRIVTSSVSVKNGAIDVVPVKTEHDIPKAKIFDCVKALKDIKVEAPVKIGDVIVKDILGTGVNIIATKNIVAK; from the coding sequence ATGGATATAAGAGATTTAGTTTGTATAGGATGTCCTATGGGATGCCAGCTTCAGGTTAAATTAGATGGAAAAAAGGTTATAGAAGTTACAGGTAATACCTGTAAAAGAGGAGAAGAGTATGGTAAAAAGGAATGTGTAAATCCTACTAGAATAGTAACTTCATCTGTGAGTGTAAAAAACGGAGCAATAGATGTTGTACCAGTTAAGACTGAACATGATATTCCAAAGGCAAAAATATTTGATTGTGTAAAGGCATTAAAAGACATTAAAGTTGAGGCACCAGTTAAAATAGGTGATGTAATAGTTAAGGATATACTTGGTACGGGTGTTAATATTATAGCTACAAAAAACATTGTAGCAAAATAG